A window of Equus przewalskii isolate Varuska chromosome 6, EquPr2, whole genome shotgun sequence genomic DNA:
CACATGAAAAGCTACACGGGAAGCTCTTACTGttttttgtgatattttgtttctTAGTCTACATTGTGCATATATAGATGCATGAAATGTTATTCTTTATAACCTTCGTGTGTCCAAAATAGATTAAAGTAAATCTAGATTTGAcactagaagaaataaaaaattgtgagTGATGTGAGAAATAAAGATACAATTATtactatataattatattatctaTGATCTATCTTTTCTCCAGTGTTTTGAGATATtgtctttattatataatatattacatatatacttGGGTATTTGTATTGATGCTATTCTATTTAAATAATCTGTCTATTTCTGCACCACAGCCTCATTGTGTAAAGTAcaattttataatacattttcatCTCTAGTAGGGTAAGTGCCATTCTGTTCTATCATTATTATCTTCaaatgtttgttcttccaatttAACTTCAAAATCATTTTGTCAAGATTACAAGCAGAAAGAATCATTgaaatttctttggattttccCTGAATTTATAAATCCATTTAAGGAGAAGGTATAGCCTTTAAATGTAGGTGTGGTTTTGATGTttatataaacaagaaaacaaaaaaaatgtaatatcttGTGAAATAGGATATATATTTACTTCATAAATTAAGttatttccttattcattcatttatttgacacatgtatgcttactctgtgccaaacATGATGCTAGTAATAGGGCtgcaggatttggggagaaatcaGACCAGGGCTGTTATCCCAGAGTTGTATGATTATCCAAAAAGTGAGGTTGAAAGTTGTGACTGAGGTGAGAGTCCTCTGGGCAATAATTTAATAGAACTTTTGGGGATAGTCTTCAAGAAAATTTCTCTAGAACTTGTATTCAGGTATTTGATAGGGCCAAGTATATAAAAATGGGAGAGCAGGGCAAGGattaaatgattattttgagTTGCTACCTGTCATTATAAACCCATCAGACCACCTtgggaaggggaggaaaaaatgacTAAGTCTAGGATTTCTACATGTTATTAGAGCCACAGCTTTGTGCAGGGCATACTATGTGGGTGTGTCTATCAGCAGGTGCATTGTGCTTGCCTATTTAGGTTgaccttttctttctgttgatgtattgattgtttatttatttatttatttattctgccaCTCACTTTCCTCTGCCACTGTTTCGCTCTTACTGACCCCTGGTTCTGAACAAAGTCTCCCCACAGGGCCTCTGTGCAGACAGAACTTGCACCTATCAAGTTTTAGAATCTGGCTCTCTGAATCCTGCTTCTGTTTAGTCTTTGAAAGATTTTGtgactgttttgttttgtcttgtgcATTTTGCAGTGGACttggcaaaatattttctgaagacTTTAATACCTTGCTTCCTCTGGACTAACTAGAGAAGAAATATGGTCACATTTGGACCAGAAGTTGAGGGGATGATGGGACACGGGAGGCTGTGGGGGCTGAAGGAGGAGGTGGGAATTGCAGAAAATGTCCTAGGGAATGTCTACGGCAAAGCCGTTGCCCTGAGAAAAAGCTTAGagtgaaaataagaaagaggCTAGGGATACACAGAACTTGAAGCTGCTAACACAGTGTTACCAGGGTATCGCACAACAGAGGTTGTACCTCTGTGCCTTCCTGAGCATGACTACTACTCCAGCCATTGAGTAAGGCCCTCCCTGGTTCTCACACATACGTATGCTTGGGAGTGAGAGCCTTCGGGATACCCTGCCAGGCCCTAATTTAGTTCAGACTCAGCTTTAACTtcaccttctctttcctcaggCTCCTCCCAGACTGGCAAAGACTGGAATATTCCCAGAATCCTTATGTCAACCAGCCTCATTTCCTGGGAAGTCAGGGAAACTCCAGGGTCAATTTTACTCATAACAGTACTGgtgccttgtgtgtgtgtgtttggggaaggagggaataGCAAGGAGCTAATTCTGGGCACCCTGGGGAGCTTTACTTAAGTTACTTAAAGGGACACATCATGGGTTCTGGGTACCCAAAGGTAGTGAGTGGAGAGATGCAGCGCCATGAATGTGCCCTCCAAGAGCTGTACGTATGTTTGCTAAGATACAGCTACATACAtctgtacacacgcacacacataggTTTGAAGAAGGTGTCTGGGACTGGCTTCCCACTCTCACATTGCCTCACATTCAGGTAAGTGATTCTAGGTGAGGGTGGGCTTTATATTCACATTCTGGTAGCATATTCTCAGGTGCCCAGAAGCCCATCACCTACTTCATTCCTGATCATTATTGTACAGTTCTCATAGAAAAGGTGCCCATAGGCCACATAtctatagaaaatatttgttatttaatttttgaatgaagCATTCTgttataagcttttttttttccctctgcttttttctccccaaatcctcccagtatatagttgtatattttagttgtgggtccttctaggtgtggcatgtgggacgccgcctcaccatggcctgaagagcggtgccatgtccgcgcccaggatctgaaccagcgaaaccctgggccgcagcagtggagcacgtgaacttaaccactcggccacggggttggccccctGTTATAAGCTTTTAAGTtaccttttttcaaaaaaaactttttgttgaCCTATTTGACCTCTTGGTTGCTGAGGGAGGATGTAATACTTCatcagtttttctttgtatttctatccAATTTTGTTTCACATACTTCAAGTTACATTATTTAAGTGGATATACATTCAAaagtatacataatatattattataaatttaatggCATACTGTGTTAATGAATAATGAATCAATTTGTCcttaataaatcatttattatCAAATGCATTCTTTCAGATATTAACGTTGTTATACCACACTATTACTACCGCAAAACTACATCATACTACTATACTATATGATACATAATATCATTTCAGAATCATTTTTGTGAATCTTAATATTCcaattcttttttctactttgaaaatCTTGATTCCTCTTTAAATTGAGGCTCATGTAGTTACTTAATTACTCTTCTCAGGTACTTCACCAGGGTGCCACCATGACTGCTTGCAATGCCACCCAGGGCCATCCTTCTTCCTTTATTCTCCAAGGCATTCCTGGGATGGAGGACAAACACAGATGGATATCTATCCCCTTCTCTTCCATGTACTTCATCACCATCCTTGGGAACTGTACCCTCCTTTTCACCATCTCAACAGAGTGCTCACTGCATAAGCCCATGTTCCTGCTCCTCTGCATGTTGGCCCTCACAGACCTGGGCATGTCCACAACCACCATTCCCAAGGTGCTGTGCATCTTTTGGTTTGGCCAGAGTGAGATCAGTTATGAAGGCTGTCTGGTCCAGCTGTTCTTCATCCACTCCATCTCTGCTTTGCAGTCTGCCATCCTGATGACCATGGCCCTTGACCGTTATGTGGCCATTTGTGAGCCACTGCGCTACGCTACCATCCTTTCCAATAGTCGCATTGGGCTCATTGGCCTAGTGAGTTTAGTGAGAGCCACCCTGTTCATTCTCCCCATGCCCATCCTCCTTCAGCAGATGCCCTTTCATGCCGAACATGTCATCCCCAGCACCTACTGTGAGCATATGGCTGTTGTGAAGATGGTGTGTGTGGACACTACAGTCAACAGGATATATGGTCTAGTGGTGGCCTTGTTGGTTGCTGGGCTAGACATCTCAGCTATTGCCTCATCTTATGTGCTAATCATCCGGGCTATAATGCGGCTCTCTTCTAAGGAAGCCCACCACAAAGCAGTCAACACCTGCACCACACACATCTGTGTCATGCTTGTCTCTTATACTCCCTCACTATTCTCTTTTCTCACTCATCGCTTTGGCCGGGGAATTCCACCCCATGTCCACACCATTCTTGGCAGCCTCTACTTCATTGTACCTCCAATGCTCAATCCTATTATTTATGGAGTGAAAACCAAGGAGTTTAGGGACAAATTGGCCAAATATGGGTGCTGGAGAAAGGAGCTCATGACCCTTGCTCATGGTCAGAAACCTGTCTGATCATCCAGCAGTGGCGGATATGAGGAAAAAATGTTAAGTGGATGCAGTTGCTGGGGGAATTGGATAGTGGTAGAAATAAGTCATATTGGCAGATTAACTGCCATAATCCTTGGACAGAGAGGCTAAGACATAGGGGACCTCCCTGTTCTCACTAATTCCAAATCAAGGCAATTATCtcctatgaaatgaaaataatgatatattCTCTCCATACCTGACATGGTAGTTGGGTAAATTATATGTGACAATGTATGTAAAAGCACTTTGAATAACAATACGCAGTGAACACATGTGAAATGGGGTGGAATGTTTCCATATGCAAAGAACATAAGAGCAAACAATAACTTGCCCACCACTTTGCCAAGGCAAGGCCAAAGTATGTGTAGACGTGGGTGTGTATTTCTATTTGTGTGTTTAAGGAGAAGTGGGAAGTGGAGATTGTTTGGAGGGAGTGAGAAGGGACAGGGAAAATACAATATTGTACTTAGAGTCACTATTTTATTATCCCTGCTGCAGAAGCCTACATTTGGGCAGCGGGACTTGTTGCTTCCTTATAGAACTAGGAAATATGAACAGGAAACATCTTCAATTCCTAGAGAAATTCAGAGGAAATGTAACAATGGGGAGCTCCTAAGCTTAAAATGTTGATATGCATTTTAACTAATTTTGTGCTTGTAAAAGCTCCTAAGGTCAACTCTCCCATTTGTCTCAACTAATTCCAGCATCTGacaaaaatctcttacaaagaaACAATTCTCAGAATGTTTTGTTAatggttataataataaaagtcacATTTATACAGGAAATCTTTGGTTACAGACCTCTGCAGGGCAATTTCTCTGGAGTCCAGGAAGAAGTCACAAACAAGTACTTACGGCAGCCTCGTGGAGCTGAGATCCTGTGCCCAGATATGGGACTTCATTAAGTTCAGGGGTTATTGCTTATCACTTCTAGACAATGATTTGGGATATCATGACATATTTTAAGATGCACTAAATTTGAAGCCAGAAAGATTCTAGTGATTTCCTTACATTGTAGAACTAACATATGAAGGCAGTATTCAGTGAAAAAGACACCTACCTTTAAGGCCACATGGCCACTATTTAAAGTAGATTCTTACAATATTCAAaccagaggaaaataaatgaaacttctCCAGAAGGTGGTACCAGCtataacaaatattaataaaggCTTCCAGTACACTGAGCAATTCAACAACAAGGGTTGAGAAAGATGAGATATTTCAGAGCTTGAAATAAAGGGCACAAccttcaggaggaaaaaaattgagaattgaCTAGGAAGTGCCTTTTCTATAAATGGACAAAACTCACAGGAGCAGTAATGATTGAGGAACAGAGTACTGCCTATCACCTACCTGAAATGAATGCCAAGAGTAGCTATTTAACCCACTACAAACATACagacccccccaaaaaaaactctcaacaaaatattttgtaattattaacTTAATGACAAATAGGTAGCAGGTTGTGAAAAGGCCTGAGGCACTCATTACCTACAAGCTGTGGTAGGCACAAAACTTTCTTTCCGCTAAGACCTGAGAGTGAATTCTTTTTCATCTGATTTAAATGGATTCAGGTAGAGAAGCAGAACCCATATGCTACAAAACATTTTCTACctctcatatttattttattgtccttttgttttttggtgaggtatTTTGTAAATATTAGAAGTCTATTTTTACTGAAATTATGGGCAAAAGTTTTATTAACACTGGAACATAATGCATATTGTGATAATTGTGCCGACAAAGCTGGGAGTAGCAGCTGATTCTGGGAATACTGAAGGAActgagaaaacaggaaggaaggctGACCGTGTCTATTCTTTCTTTattgggctttttctttctttttttggggggcggggaggggaagattagccctgagctaactactgccaatcctcctctttttgctgaggaagactggctctgaggtaacatccatgcccttcttcctctactttatatgtgggacacctaccacagcatggtgtgacaagcagtgccatgtccacacccaggatccgaaccggtgaaccctgggctgccgaagtgcagcatgtgcacttaactgctgcaccacagggccagcccccttttttctttctttaaatatgctACTAATCTATGATTGATTGTTTTTATGCAGTATGAACTTGATTGCTCTCCTGTGGGCCTGCTGGAAATGTGACAGATTGATACTGAACCtaaagtgagtttgctcacccattgcacggcaagccaatctctgacactgggtgtgctggaagaaagtaggaattttatttttgcacagcactgaggaaggagagagggcagctaacactgaaatcccaaactccctgaaaagctgaaaggaaggatttttatctggggttttaggtaggggacagggagcatatggccttgctcttcagagctttcccaccagcctgtctttggccttgagactacttgcagagaggagggagcccatgaccttgctgatcagcagcttccccaccagcctgtatctctttgcagggaggagatgatccaggtgcttgtccttggcagtgtctgtctccatggaggatagtggattctggatccaggaagccagagagtaagcaggaaatgagtgttttggttttaaccccatatatgctaggtttaatgtggggaaactgatatcagagtCAGTATCAAGATGACATTAATATTAACTAGTTTTTATTCTCATGCCTATAGAATTGTTCCTAGtcatgaaaaaatgagaaaaatgttcatatgtTTGATATTTTGGTAAAGTTTACATCACTTCCTGCTTGTCTATTAGGTATTTGGAGGTTCAATTAATGCAGGTCCACTTCACTTTCATTATCTCCATTATATTTGGAGAATTTATGACTTGAAATGGTCCCAAGCCCCAAATAAATTATAAGGatttatacaaataattatataatagtagttatataagtaaataaataatttctaataaattATGACTAGAGATTAGGGTATTGGGAAGAGATTTTGTCAGCATTAGAGTCTAAACCTGGGCTCTCCAGAAAGCAGAGCCTAAGACAAGAGCTTGCATAGAGGTggtttatttagaaatgtgatcACAAGGCGTGGGTGTGCAAATAGGC
This region includes:
- the LOC103565914 gene encoding LOW QUALITY PROTEIN: olfactory receptor 52P1-like (The sequence of the model RefSeq protein was modified relative to this genomic sequence to represent the inferred CDS: deleted 1 base in 1 codon; substituted 1 base at 1 genomic stop codon) codes for the protein MGSGYPKVVSGEMQRHECALQELYAHVVTXLLFSGTSPGATMTACNATQGHPSSFILQGIPGMEDKHRWISIPFSSMYFITILGNCTLLFTISTECSLHKPMFLLLCMLALTDLGMSTTTIPKVLCIFWFGQSEISYEGCLVQLFFIHSISALQSAILMTMALDRYVAICEPLRYATILSNSRIGLIGLVSLVRATLFILPMPILLQQMPFHAEHVIPSTYCEHMAVVKMVCVDTTVNRIYGLVVALLVAGLDISAIASSYVLIIRAIMRLSSKEAHHKAVNTCTTHICVMLVSYTPSLFSFLTHRFGRGIPPHVHTILGSLYFIVPPMLNPIIYGVKTKEFRDKLAKYGCWRKELMTLAHGQKPV